The Vitis vinifera cultivar Pinot Noir 40024 chromosome 18, ASM3070453v1 region CACATTCAACCTCTAAGAGtctgatcttcaaataaactctaaaactccaaaTTTCTAGTGATTttcgagattccaatttttcaacgAAATTTCAAAAACCTAATTTTCTcccgaacagttttaattccactttggttttcaaataatcttttattttctctcttaattttatataagcatgaatgtcattttcataatttcagaacaatggaatttgtgagattaattcgtgcaagatcaatcgggctttggtgggggccccacatacgtgattttatgattgattgatttgtttgtcacgcgcgatttatttatcctgctctccgacatgcatgctattattacttaattgtgcactaacctctcttgtgatagcgcatggtggctcgtcgcccaggtacgcacctattttcactctgataattgtccaagcatattttgattctcacgtgtgcatgatttattctgggtactcattgatctactcgtccactgccatgattgtttcattttattagtagagacccgactttagggacttagaggggtgctacggtctttaccgtaccttcccgataagtaacctgacccccgaacccgatccggtttttcgtagatcaccttttccaaaataaggagtcgcacttagggttttctttcttattttgtttactcttttaaaaaacaaaaataagtggcgacttcaaatcattttcaaataatcaataaaaatcaatttttttaaaataaaaatcgagctcgccatcgagtgggaaacgcattgagcgagcgaaatgcggggtccacatattattattattattattattattattactactatggtattttctaacaaataaataatgacACTTTAGCATAAAAAAGTTGTTAAATTAgacaaaatttatttcaattttgaagttgcgAGATTTTAGATATAGGCAATACTAATGATCTTAAGAAAGTCGGGACTCGGGAGCAATCTTGGCACAAGACCAATGGCCTTCTTAAACAGATCGGGACTACTGAGAGATCAAAACGGTGCGTTTTCGGTTTGGTTCAACTGTTCCACGAGTAAAAGCCCTAACAGTACCTTCGTTTGGCTAtcgggaaaagaaaagaaaattcggATTCTTATACCTGGTTTGGGATTTACAGGCAGTTATAAAATTCGGTCTCTCTTTTCTTTGCTCCCGATTTCTCAGCGCCAATATTCCGAGTTCATGTTTCATTTATCTTTGCTTTCTCAGCGAGCAAACGAAAATCAATACAGAAAGCACAACTTTCCGATCGCTGGAAACTTTAGGGAAAGAACAGGAACGCCTCTCTCGCTCTCTTGAATGTTCCACTTCTCCAAATAGAATAAGTCTCCATACTCTACACACGCATTTTCGTTTTCTATAGCTTTATCTTACTGGTGAATCAATTGCGGTaaagcaaaattattgaattgaaTTAGTTTAATTGTGTCCGTTTATTATATCTGCAGTTTGAATTATGGAATTAATTTTAGTAAATGCATTATATTAATGTTCAATTAATTAGTTGTGGTTTTGATTAATAATAGATTAAGCTAATTTGCATTGGCAAGAAACAGGTGTTTGTGTGTGGATTTGGATATGAATGGATCATTAGGTTAACAAACAAGCTCGCTTTGTAGTTTGACTAAGTTAGGTCACTCTTGATTTAAATCTGTCTTTGTACTTATTGACGGTTTTCTAATTGTTtgccaagtttttcttcttttccttcatttggGAACGACATTTGGTATTCAGCGATAATTTTACATATTAGCTCTTTGCTCTATATCTGCAAGTGATTGTATTACTGTCAGAACTCAGTAAAATATCTCTCAATGGCTAGAACCAAAAATATGCTACTACAAGGGAAGTAttcatggtaaaaaaaaatatattgcaaAACAAGATTTTTTGGCATGTCTTGGAACTTCATTATCATACCATGGTTGAGAACTTCATAACTACTCTTTTAATTCATGGCAGTTGCAGTTTTCACGATGAAGGGTATGTGTGTAAAAGTGTACACATTTCAAATTGCTCATTGATAAGTTTGAGCTTCTTATGAATGTCCTGTTTATGTACTGTTTAGTGATTAGTCTTAATGGTCATTTATAGTTGATTAGCTACATAGAGAAaagcacaaaaaaataaaaaagagacaGCATTGCTTTGGATGGAATAACATGTCTTCCTATTGATCTTGTCTCACTCAAGTGGAAACTTTCTAATTTCAAATTGCATCACTGTAATGTTATTCAAAGATTGTCTTTAACATTCAAGAAGCTTTCCTACACATgctattaaatagaaaaagaatattctgtttgtattttgattttgattttttgtattaataaatattaCGTGATCTAGATTGGTGTTTATCTGATATGGCCCTAACTTGATTTAGTTTTTCAATCAGTACTTAGTTAATTGTAGTGGGAATTCACATAGAAACTTTTTTGGAAACTGATGTGTATTAGTTTCTTTTGTGACATGTGTCTTACGGTTAATGTTGATGAAAACTTTTTTGTGACATGTGTCTTATGGTTAATGTGTATTAGTTtcttttgtgaattttttttttctcctttcctaTTCTCaaccaattttcatatttttgccTTATGCACGTGCACACCACACAACTTATGTTATCTTAATTGTTTTCTTTATATAGAATTGCGTGGGTGCTTCTATGAATATTTATGGAATTGCTTGGATGTTTAATTTAGTGTTGTGAAGAGAATGCAATGGAGGGATTTTTGAGGATATTGAGTGCATTGATTTGGACAtgaaaaaaagttttataaGGTCTGTTAATTTTTATAATCTAGGGATACCTTAATGATggaaaatatttctttcttgGGCTAAATTGACTTCTTAGGGAACGTGTAAGATAAGGATACATGCATAAGCtgtcttttacttttctttttccagtGGCTCTCtttgtatacttcatgtgtaATAAGGTCGTGtctcttcttttattttgtacacaaaaaaatggagaggaagaaatatttatttcttgggCTAATTGACTTCTTAGGGAACCTGTAAGATAAGGATACATGCATatgctttcttttatttttcttttttcagtgGCTCTCtttgtatacttcatgtgtaATGAGGTCGTGtctcttcttttattttgtacACAAAAAAATGGAGAGGAAGAATTCAATCATAAGAAAAGATTCTATACTGCTATGTTGCAGTATCTAAGGTGAGTTTGATTACTATTGTTGGATTGTCAAGCTACTTGATGGTCCCATGCAGCGGGAGGTTGCATTCAGTATTCACTATGATTGTAGTGCATTTGCTTACATgaatatttgttaatttaattcTCAAGGCTGATGCAAAGAAGGAAAGAGAAGACCCAGAAAAGATTTACCATATACAATAATGCATAGCGTTTTTGAATGTTGAGCATGGGAGCACTGTTGGCTTCATTTTTCTAGAATGAAAGAAATTCTAATGCCCCATATACAATAGGGTAAAGATGTAAAGTTGTAAAAGATTGAAAAGACTGTTGAAGTTAGAAAATGGagaggaaaaaattatttatcattgaTTCTAAGGCATTGCTACAAGGCTATATATTGAACAAAAATTCTAAATCTAGAATCTAAAGAGGGCGACAAAGAATTTAAACAAGGAAACAAATTAATTCTAGCAAAATTTTAGTATCTACATAATATTGTACAACTATACAATACTTAACCATGGAAACTATATTACATGGTCAATGATCCAACTTTAATTCTTCTAATACTCCACCTCAAGAAAGATGTTGTGCGTTCCTAGTTTATTAGTCATTTGTTGAAATGCCAAACTTTGAAGCCCTTTGGTGAGAACATCAACTAGTTGATTAGTAGAACATGTCTATGGTGTGCGCACATAACCACTTCTTTGATGATAGAAGGAACTTCTTGAGAGGATATTTGAATGACAAAGgcttgaaaaaaaatgttgaaaagaaacaaattgaGAGACAAGGTGATGAGTGCAGGGTTTAACTCTTTTTTGGATGACAGTAGGTAAATTCTCCATTAGGGATACTAACACGTCCCAAGACGCTTTGGGTGGTTTTCATCCTTGACATGCTCTAGGAACTTGCCTTCAATGGTCACCTTGAGCACGTACATTACCTTTGTATGTTTTAATTCTCCATTTTCTGAGGGCTTGAACATTTCATGGACTTAGTGGTATGCTGCTGCTTCCACCAACTACTTCCCATAAATCACGACCTTTAAATAGGATTTAATTATGGTTtcccaatttttataattgtgtTTGCTCAATTGATGAGCCCACTCATGCTAAAATCTACCATTGTGATCTTTACTAACAAGCTTGGTCCAGATGTAATCAATTCTACCATCCTAGTTGGTAGTCCATCATGATCTTTGTAGCGTCTTGATCTCTTGGTCCTTTACCACACAATTTCTCAAATAGTGGTCCTTAACCATGCAAGACCTTGAACAATTGGCTTGTAATCTCCTTCTCTAATACCAAATTGTAGATAGATACCTGTGACCTCTAAGAAATAATTATGAAGAAATGGTAAAAATGTTATTACCAAATATTGGAGAAATAATTGTACCAAGAAACTACTGCACACAATATTACATGTAGAATGTCACCAAATATTCAACCCAAAGCCATGCATTGAAGCAATAAGAGGCCCATGTCTTCTTAAATATCAGATCATAGTAAAAAGGCCCACAAgcaaacaattaaataaaaacactaaATAGGCCTAAAACACCAATTAAATAATCCCGTTGAACTCTAATTCTACATAATCAAGTAGCCTAACCTAATTACCCTTTACCAAATATTGCTTAATCCCTAAGCattcttttccttattttacCCAAACCCTCTCTTTCTACCAAAACTCCCGCAATTGAAAGAGATAAAGAGAGAATAGGAACAAGGTTCTCTTTCTTTAAAGCTCTAAGGGTGATTCTCTGATCATGGTAATGAAAGGTAACAATTGTGATTGGCAAGGAGCGGCGGAAAAAACAATGACGAAGAGGGCGACAACTATGACAATGGTGGTGATGGATTTCGATTCGTGGTTGTGATAGCAACAGTGGTGGTTGTGCGGTGGCCAACTTCAGCAATTGCGGTTCCCTCATCTAGAATAGTGTTGATCTCTTACCCTCAAACAAATAGCCCCCCACCCACTCTTACCCTCTCTTGTATGAAGCATTTTAGGCCGATCTAAAGCTTTTGaaacaatttcaaaaatgaGAAATCCCTCATCCTTCGATCTCTTGTTTGAAACAATTTAAGGTTAAAAATTTTTTCACACTAAAAACTAAGATTTGTTTCCTCTTTTAAGCTATTTTGGGTTGTCTCATATATTCTCACTCAAGAAGAGAAAATAGATAGTGTGATTAAGCACCATTTCTAGTAAATGGACGGTGAAGATTGGCCAGATCCACTTCCTAAAGGATGGACCTTGAAGAAATATTCTAACGGCAAGGTAATCTGACATTTTCATTGCATTTCAATtaagattttttgttttctaggaTTTTATAGACCATCCATGCCTATTAGAATTAATTTCATGGGTTTCTAGATTTGTGTTTATTTGCATtaattatatcaattttaataattaggGTAGTATGATTGTTttgaatagtgtttttttttttttgggtagatTTGGCTTCTCTTTtgattcctttaaaaaaaaaaaaaattctcctatAATTACTAGTCTTTTGGTTTTACTTAATAGGGGAAATGATTGGAAAATAAGAAAGGGAGGGTAGGAAAGAGAAGAGAAGGGAAATATCCTTCATTTTATTGGTTTATTCAAGGAAAGCATAgggaaaatcaatattttcttggttgaatagaaaaattgaGTTTGATTGTCCAAGTTTAAATTTGATCTAATTTTTACAACACAAAATCTAGGGTTGTTAGGAAGGAGGAGTAATTgatagagagagggagagagtcCAATGGCAATAAAATCCTCTTATGAGTAGATTTGAAGTGACACCTTCTTATATTTATCTCATCAACATCAAGTAGCAAGTCTTTACACAATCCATAAATTtcattagtttttctttttaaaaaagccTAAACCCGATTGTAGAAATCCTGTAGCCCTTGGTGTGTTGTTTCGTCTAACTATTCTaaaacattttccttcaaatctaacctttttgaagaagaaaactCTATTTGGCCTGAAAGGgaaatatttaagaaatttgtaccgatttccttctttcctctTGTTCATAAACTAAACTGCTAGAGCCGAGGACAATTTTAGAAGTTTCCTACTTTTCCTattcattatttgaaaaaacacCTAGAATGCATGCTAGTTAAACATGATACTTGGGTTCGGAAAGTTTTTTCCCATGATAAATGTTATACATAGGAGGAAACTTTGAAATGCTTGGAATTTTCTtgtttaaaaatccaaaaaaatgaaTGTCACTTATTAATTAGATGCCTTGTAGACATCGGTATCATTTACTATGACAAAAGTAGGTTTTTATATCATGTATATATTGTGTTGAAAAAGAATTATGATTTACAACTTTTTATTACAAGTGATAACTCACAAGTGCAATTTGGCCCTATAGATATTTAAAAAGGCATTAttaacaagttttttttaatggattagACAATTGCTACTTTCTATGCATGGTAACTTTTACCATTTGAAGTTCTTAAaactttttcctttataaactCTTTTGATGTGTTGATACTAGAAAACAATAGATAATTGATTTGCTTCCCTACTGTTGCTTTTCGCACTGTTGCTTGATGTAATAACATGATATTTTATGGTCAAGATAACTTTTGGAAGCAGTAAATGTTTGATTTCATGAAACTTTGTCATCATAATAATTGCCACCAGAAATGCACCGATTACATTTCTCTTTGGGTGTTGTAGGTTTGGGCACATAATACGAGGACTGGACAGACATTTCATACAAAAAAAGATCTCCTTCGTTATGTGCGTTATGCTGAAAATGTGCTTCCTCTTTTTGCTAGTAAGTCAAAATTTATACTTTATCTTTCActaattgattatttaattttgtttttcgtCTGTTCTCAGTGCAGTGCATTTAAAGAATCTATGAGATTGTTATATGTGTGTATCTTAGTGTGTCCTGTGGTTTACTATGCATTTATGTTTCCACCTTAGCTTTTTTGCTCCCATTTTTTTGTGATTACATGGTCATGGGTTCTTTTGCTAAAACCCAGAATGTGATTGTGTCTTATACATAGTTTGGATGCTAGAATGTTCTGTTTATGTTTATCGTGCCTTGCTCAAGAAAGCAAACACACAAATTCTTTCATACCAAAGTAATGATTTCCTGTATAAATGATTTTGCCAAGTCTATTATCCATTTTTTGCGAATGCtagttaaatttatattatgttaatactacatttttttcaattttttttggttaaatattcATTGTAAAGCACCAATCCACTCTTAGAAGTGGTAACTTTAAGTAGTTTCTCTTACCATAcattataagttttaaaatgagTTGCAAAAGTATCTTGTAAGTGTCATTGTGTTGCTAACTtgctaaaaattgttcttatcAAAAAGTGACTTATATGTTAAGGACTTAGGAAAAGGTGTCTTGTAAAAATATCATATGAGAAGAATGACAAGAGTAATGTTcatcttctttaaaaaaataataataagtattaacTAGTTTACctctattaattttctttcatttgtatCTTAGTTGGGTGATAACTGATAAGGAAGTTCTCAATTTTATAGACTTGTATAAGAAATTGACGttaggaaaattttattatgaGTACAATGAGAAACCTATTGTGAGATCCATGTGGGACACATGAAAGTAGGTGGTGAAACCTTGGTTTAGTAATCATGTtttctcatgaaaaaaaaatgttattttcccATATTTCACTTGCCACTTCTCCACCAGTTTCTTTTGATATTATCTACTTGTGCACATTTATATATCATCATTCACacctatcaagaaaaaaaaaaaaaaatctttactaTCTTTCACCTTCTTTTcctgaattttttaaaactttgtgGCTtttctcttattattatttttaatttcatgttGTTCCTTGTGATCACTTTCTCCTTAACCAACTATGGTGAATTGATCACTTGAAGCATGTCAACTTGAAAGATTTTTGGGATTTGCAAATACTAACATAGTTTTTGCTAAAGTTTTCACTGCTAAGTTATTCTATAATTCACAGGAGTACTTTGAAGAATGAATAAGATTTTTAATTCTGCCCAACTctagttattaaaaataagttcatTGTTTTGTACCTTCTTTTTATTAGCTTCTTGGGCATTCAAAGGAAAATTTGTCATCTTATCTTACCATTTCTTCAAATGAAGGGCTGATTTGGTTTGACTTATTATAAAATCGCTATTGTATCCCTTATTCTTTTCCAATGTGTTATGGAATTTAGAGGAAGCTATGAAAAGCTCCCTGAGCTGCTCCCTTCCTTTGTGCTAGTTTTGTGAGATTGAATCACTACTATATATTTTGATACTCAAGTTGAAATTATATTACACCCATCATGTCTTTCCGACTTGTTCCTGAGTCTATTTAGTTTCAAATCACTGTGATTTGAAACTAGATAGCCGTCAATGTCTTGAAAAtataggtttaaaaaaaaaggtattacCTTGATTGATTGAATTGAAAGAGACTCCCCGGTCCGGGAGACaagttgaatttgaaaattgtaaacaaatattttagtgAATTTGTTGACTGGATTAGAAATTCTAGCCCAATTTTAAGGGTATTAAATGCACACTATTGATTTGTGGTATTTGTTTCTTTCCAGCTTTCTGAGGCATTGGGGGACAATTCATTCTTTAAGTACATGAGACTTAACTTAGTAGGTTAAAGTCATATTTTTTCtgtttatttaacttaatattgAAGTTGTCAGAATCATGATTTATATATTAGTTGTTTTAGTTATAGTTTGAAAAGTATTTAAGTCACCAAATGGAGACTTCTTAtttgatgaaatatttttttcatcatattcTCAGAAACCGGGGGCATATTAAGTGAACTTTTAAGGTATTGGGCTCGTGGTCCTCAAGCTAAACTGGAGCATGTGGTCTTTAATCTAAATTTCTTTAGGTGgaattctttgtttttttttgggtgatcTTTCAGCTAAATTTCTTTGTTGAATTCTTTGTTTTATGGGGGTTGAACTCCAAAGCGGTAGAATCTCTCTACTCTGTCTATGTCTCTCGGGGGATTTTGAAGATGAGTtgaatctttattattttttggcttGTGGGGTGCATCAATTGTGCTGCATCACCTGCATTACATGTCATTGCTTAACCTTCACTTCAGCTTAAATCAGTAATTTATAGACTTCTGAGATAATGTGGTTTCATTATTTCATtcctattaaataaaaatcatttgcCCGCATTTTCTTTAGGACAACTTTTTCTCCTCCTGGATTGCTCCCTTCTGCCTGCTGCAGCTTTCTCTCTCATCTCCCCACCCCCCCCcctttctctccctctcttGTTGGGGATTGTTgaaatctaaatattttttggCTTGCTGTGCACATCTATTCCGCAGTGTCACATTATGCACAATCAGTACATACATTCCACCATATTTGAGACTCATTTGATATAAGAAATAAGATTATCTTCTATTTTAAATTGTGATGTTTGTTTTCAGATTCAACTATGGAATTACTTATCTTTCAAAAAGTGTGatgtcttattattttatatcctgTTCATTCATatctaccttaattttattctttttatacgATCTTGTTATTTATACGTTTGTTCAATGATGGAGATTGGAAGTTTGTTAGTTAGCTCATATTTGTAACCGATTTGGAAGTTTAATCtttaacacttttgaaaaatgatttttggaaTAATTAACAAGTGATTATTCAGGAATgtgattttcaaaagtttgtcaaaacaattaattttgTTGGGAAGCACTTCTAGCTCTGTTAAAATCTTTTCTTTCTCCTGAGCTGATCTCTACTATGTGATGCAGACAACAATCTCCCATATGAAGATTCTCAAGCTGTAGCAGATTCCAAAGGCAAAACTGTTGATGATAACGCAGGCGAATCTGCAAAAGCTTTTGATGATAAAGAAGGAAATTCAGAGCAACCTTCTGACAATGAAGATGCCAATTTGGGGAaaggtgatgatgatgatgatgatgacgatgaGGATGACGATGATGACAGTTTGTATGGAGGTTTAGACTTCAGCAAAGGCATTTGGGGCATAGATGATGTTGAGATAATCGAACGCACCTCATCCCATGCTTCAGTTATTGTAACCGATGTCTCAAATGCCCACCATAATCAACTGCCAGAGAGAAACATGAAGGTCCAGGCTGACCAACAGCCAGAGACGAAGATGAAGACGAAGACGGTAACCGAACACTGGAGAAACAAGAGAGCTGGGCCTCCGAAGAAATTTAAAATGCCTCCTAAGCGTTTTCGTGGATCGGGCTCGCGTAAGAACCGTCATCAGAAGCCTTAGAAAGTTTCCTTCCGGCACAAAGGAGTGTTCTTATGTTTGCTCTTCCTGTGAAAACTCCAAAATGCATGTCTAGCTGTGctgttttatttatgatattgcTTTTCTAATTAGGCTACTTTTCcttttatgaaaaagaaaagaaaaaaaaatagtcaagAGAaggtttttattcattttggtttattatggaaaatacaatagaaaaattaaatataattaatattaattaaaattttattcaattttaaattatttagttttcatATTAAAGAGGAGAAACAGGTTAAATGTACAAATAATTTCTTaaccttaaattcaattttgttttcttttactattttttcttttattttatttttatgtattttgtgTTTCTTTGTATCTtgtattttctcttaattttt contains the following coding sequences:
- the LOC104877331 gene encoding uncharacterized protein LOC104877331, yielding MDGEDWPDPLPKGWTLKKYSNGKVWAHNTRTGQTFHTKKDLLRYVRYAENVLPLFANNNLPYEDSQAVADSKGKTVDDNAGESAKAFDDKEGNSEQPSDNEDANLGKGDDDDDDDDEDDDDDSLYGGLDFSKGIWGIDDVEIIERTSSHASVIVTDVSNAHHNQLPERNMKVQADQQPETKMKTKTVTEHWRNKRAGPPKKFKMPPKRFRGSGSRKNRHQKP